Proteins encoded by one window of Rhodamnia argentea isolate NSW1041297 chromosome 6, ASM2092103v1, whole genome shotgun sequence:
- the LOC115734334 gene encoding fatty acyl-CoA reductase 3-like, whose translation MEMQRPCCFGPNTLWVAAFWFHSPRSLSLSLIKRQSPRIHHWNRQFLLLSTMKLESVLQFLENKTILVTGAAGFLAKIFAEKVLRVQPNVKKLYLLLRAADAKSATQRLHTEVFGKDLFRVVKEKHGPNFGSLVSEKVTVVPGDITCEGLGVMDSDLREQMRAQIDVIVNLAATTNFDERYDIALGVNTYGAKYVTDFAKKCPQLMVLLHVSTSYVSGERGGLIKESPYRMGETLNGVSGLDIDAERRIVEEKLDELRREGASEKETRVAMKELGIQRAKIYGWPNTYVFTKAMGEMLVGELKEDLSAVIVRPTIVTSTYKEPFPGWAEGVRTVDSLAVGYATGKLTCFLGDINGVVDTIPADMVVNSMMVAMVAHANRPSADAIYQVGSSARNPIRYSSLQDYGLRYFTQNPWRNKDGKPIKVGKVTVLKSMASFHRYMAIRYLMWLKGLELVNMAFCHTLNDMCNDLNRKIKFVMRLVELYRPYLFFKGIFDDTNTEKLRAAARESGSVETDLFYFDPNSIDWEDYIMNTHMPGIVKYVFK comes from the exons ATGGAGATGCAAAGGCCATGTTGCTTTGGGCCAAACACTTTGTGGGTTGCTGCTTTCTGGTTTCACtcccctcgctctctctctctctctctcataaaacGACAAAGTCCTCGAATTCATCATTGGAATCGCCAGTTTCTCCTCCTCTCAACGATGAAGTTGGAGAGCGTGCTTCAGTTTCTTGAAAACAAGACCATCTTGGTCACCGGTGCTGCTGGGTTTCTTGccaaaa TATTTGCGGAGAAGGTCCTGAGGGTTCAGCCAAATGTGAAGAAACTCTATCTTCTCCTAAGAGCTGCGGACGCAAAGTCAGCCACACAGCGTCTGCACACTGAG GTGTTTGGGAAGGACTTGTTCAGAGTGGTCAAGGAAAAACATGGTCCGAACTTCGGTTCACTCGTGTCGGAGAAGGTGACTGTTGTTCCTGGGGACATCACCTGTGAGGGTTTGGGAGTGATGGACTCGGATTTGAGAGAGCAGATGCGGGCTCAGATTGATGTGATCGTCAATTTAGCCGCGACCACCAACTTTGATGAAAG atatgaCATTGCGCTGGGTGTCAATACATATGGAGCAAAATATGTGACAGACTTTGCCAAGAAATGCCCCCAACTGATGGTCCTTCTCCATGTCTCAACAT CTTACGTATCCGGGGAAAGGGGGGGGCTCATAAAGGAGAGTCCATACCGGATGGGAGAGACGCTAAATGGGGTTTCCGGGCTGGACATTGATGCGGAGAGGAGAATTGTGGAGGAAAAGTTGGATGAATTGAGAAGAGAGGGAGCCTCTGAGAAGGAAACCAGAGTGGCTATGAAGGAGTTGGGCATCCAAAG GGCGAAGATATATGGATGGCCAAACACATACGTATTCACAAAGGCAATGGGAGAGATGCTGGTGGGGGAATTGAAGGAGGATTTGTCCGCCGTCATCGTCCGCCCAACAATCGTCACCAGCACTTACAAAGAGCCCTTCCCCGGTTGGGCCGAAGGAGTCAG AACCGTGGACAGCCTCGCCGTGGGCTACGCCACCGGAAAATTGACGTGCTTTCTCGGCGACATCAACGGGGTCGTGGACACG ATACCGGCGGACATGGTGGTGAACTCGATGATGGTGGCGATGGTGGCGCATGCGAATCGACCGTCCGCCGACGCGATTTACCAGGTGGGATCGTCTGCCAGGAATCCGATACGGTACTCGAGCCTCCAGGACTACGGGCTACGTTACTTCACCCAGAACCCGTGGAGGAACAAGGATGGGAAGCCCATCAAGGTCGGCAAAGTCACCGTGCTAAAGAGCATGGCTAGCTTCCACCGGTACATGGCCATTCGTTACCTCATGTGGTTAAAG GGATTGGAATTGGTAAATATGGCATTCTGCCATACTTTGAACGACATGTGCAATGATCTCAACAGGAAGATCAAGTTCGTGATGCGACTCGTAGAACTTTACAGaccttatttatttttcaagggCAT CTTCGACGATACGAACACGGAGAAGTTGCGAGCAGCGGCGAGAGAGAGTGGAAGCGTAGAGACCGACCTGTTTTATTTTGACCCCAATTCTATAGACTGGGAAGACTACATCATGAATACTCACATGCCTGGAATTGTTAAATACGTCTTCAAATGA